From Echinicola jeungdonensis, the proteins below share one genomic window:
- the istA gene encoding IS21 family transposase, whose protein sequence is MAGKPKPMSQIKQMIILRQQGKGIKTIARMLEMSKNTVKSYLFKLDKLLENNKKTGLTTEKLLSMEVPEIEKQFLSGDPSYKDPRYEHFISNLAYYQKELQRKGVTKTLLWEEYRQSYPDGYGRSQFCHHLNQQDLARAKPSMVLEHKPAEKLYIDFAGKPIAYIDRETGEEVRCQLFVACLPYSDYAFAMAVASQTIPDFLYALSRCMEQLGGVPQLLVPDNLKAAVNKADKYEPSINQALEDFANHYGTAVVPARARKPQDKALVENQVKVLYSRVYARLRNMQFFDIHSLNRAIGQKVKAHNQTRMQQKPYCREEKFLADEKGLLGKLPGERFELRHYARLTVAKNNHIYLARDNHYFSVPYTLIGQRVKVIYTRSMLYVFHKGERVAIHSRGFNQGSYSTLKEHLCSQHQHYRDRSPEYYRSKAAQHSKVLSRYISLLFKQGKIPEQLYRTCDGLLALGRKVDKERLEKACNTAMEYKVYSYTFIKNMLENNMTEATAEPSARELPEHGNVRGKTYYDQYQ, encoded by the coding sequence ATGGCAGGTAAACCAAAACCGATGAGTCAGATCAAGCAGATGATTATTTTACGGCAGCAGGGCAAGGGCATCAAAACCATAGCCCGCATGCTGGAGATGAGCAAAAACACAGTCAAGAGCTATCTTTTTAAGCTGGACAAGCTGTTGGAAAACAATAAGAAAACAGGGCTTACGACGGAGAAGCTCCTGTCCATGGAGGTACCTGAGATTGAGAAACAGTTCCTTTCAGGGGACCCTTCTTACAAAGATCCCCGGTACGAACACTTTATCTCCAACCTTGCTTATTATCAAAAAGAGCTCCAGCGCAAAGGGGTGACCAAAACTCTTTTATGGGAAGAGTACAGGCAGTCCTATCCCGATGGATACGGCCGTAGCCAGTTTTGCCACCACCTCAACCAACAGGATCTTGCCCGGGCAAAGCCATCCATGGTACTTGAGCATAAGCCTGCAGAGAAGCTGTATATAGACTTTGCAGGCAAGCCCATCGCCTACATAGACAGGGAAACCGGAGAAGAGGTCCGGTGCCAGCTGTTTGTGGCCTGCCTTCCCTATTCGGATTATGCCTTTGCCATGGCCGTGGCCTCCCAGACCATCCCGGACTTCCTATATGCCCTAAGCCGTTGTATGGAGCAGTTGGGGGGTGTGCCACAGCTGTTGGTCCCCGATAACCTGAAAGCCGCAGTGAACAAAGCCGACAAGTATGAGCCAAGTATCAACCAGGCCCTTGAGGATTTTGCCAACCACTACGGCACGGCTGTAGTGCCTGCCAGGGCGAGGAAGCCGCAGGACAAGGCATTGGTAGAGAACCAGGTAAAGGTCCTTTACTCCCGGGTATATGCCAGGCTCAGGAATATGCAGTTCTTCGATATACACAGTTTAAACAGGGCCATTGGCCAAAAGGTAAAAGCCCATAACCAGACCCGGATGCAGCAAAAGCCCTACTGCAGGGAAGAGAAGTTTCTCGCCGATGAGAAGGGCCTGTTGGGGAAACTCCCCGGGGAACGCTTCGAGCTGAGACACTATGCCCGGCTGACCGTTGCCAAAAACAACCACATCTATCTGGCCCGGGACAACCACTATTTCAGTGTCCCCTATACACTGATAGGCCAAAGGGTAAAGGTGATCTATACACGGAGTATGCTCTATGTGTTCCATAAAGGGGAACGGGTGGCCATACACAGCAGAGGCTTCAATCAAGGGAGTTATTCCACGCTCAAAGAACACCTGTGTTCCCAGCACCAGCATTATAGGGACAGAAGTCCTGAATATTACCGCAGCAAAGCCGCCCAACACTCAAAGGTCTTGTCCAGGTACATCTCCCTGCTGTTTAAACAGGGCAAGATCCCCGAACAGCTTTACAGGACCTGTGACGGGCTGCTCGCCCTGGGCAGGAAGGTGGATAAGGAGCGACTGGAGAAAGCCTGCAATACAGCCATGGAGTACAAAGTATACTCCTATACCTTTATCAAGAACATGCTGGAAAACAATATGACAGAAGCTACAGCGGAGCCGTCTGCCAGGGAACTTCCTGAACACGGGAATGTCAGGGGAAAAACATATTATGACCAATATCAATAA
- the istB gene encoding IS21-like element helper ATPase IstB: MPNPIETQLIKLRLHGMHQTWTTLQETRKNQSLSLAEGLELMLQAEEQERDNRRFKRLESNAGFRYKASLEELSLDKTRGLDDMLLATLATGEYITNGDAVLVTGATGCGKSYLASALGHQACVHGKKVAYFNTQKLMIKIKMVRLDGTAIRFFDKLAKTDLLILDDFGLTNLDKQQQIDLMELIEDRHGKKSTIIASQLPVSSWYDVIGEPTIADAILDRLVHVSYRIELKGESLRKKM, encoded by the coding sequence ATGCCCAATCCGATCGAAACACAACTTATCAAACTCAGGCTCCACGGCATGCACCAAACATGGACAACGCTACAGGAGACCCGTAAAAACCAAAGCCTCTCCCTTGCCGAAGGACTTGAGCTTATGTTACAGGCAGAAGAACAGGAAAGAGACAACAGGAGGTTTAAAAGACTGGAATCCAACGCAGGGTTCCGTTACAAAGCTTCACTGGAAGAACTCTCCCTGGACAAAACCAGGGGCCTGGATGATATGCTCCTGGCAACCCTGGCAACCGGGGAATATATAACCAATGGGGATGCTGTACTTGTCACGGGGGCTACCGGCTGTGGAAAAAGTTACCTGGCCTCGGCCCTTGGCCACCAGGCCTGTGTGCATGGGAAAAAGGTCGCTTACTTCAACACCCAAAAGCTCATGATCAAAATCAAGATGGTCAGACTGGACGGCACTGCCATCAGGTTCTTTGATAAACTGGCAAAAACGGACCTGCTCATCCTCGATGACTTCGGCCTGACAAACCTGGATAAACAGCAACAGATCGATCTTATGGAGCTTATCGAAGACAGGCACGGTAAAAAATCCACTATTATTGCAAGTCAGCTCCCTGTCTCAAGCTGGTACGATGTCATAGGTGAGCCGACCATCGCAGATGCCATTCTTGACCGGTTGGTACACGTCTCCTACAGAATCGAGCTGAAAGGGGAAAGTCTCAGAAAAAAAATGTAA
- a CDS encoding VOC family protein, which yields MSNHQPTKINHIAVYVKDLKASSEFYQNLIGLEEIDEPFKDGLHAWFSIGEGQLHLIEKESPWQTPTINKVNHLCFSMTNLDGFIYQLNKKNIHFEDWPGEKSKINIRPDGIRQIYLKDPNGYWLEINDEY from the coding sequence ATGAGCAATCATCAACCAACCAAAATAAATCACATCGCTGTCTATGTGAAGGATTTAAAAGCAAGTTCAGAATTTTACCAAAACTTGATTGGCCTGGAAGAAATCGACGAACCTTTTAAGGATGGTTTACATGCCTGGTTTAGTATTGGTGAAGGACAATTACATCTCATAGAGAAAGAATCCCCATGGCAAACTCCCACTATCAATAAGGTCAATCACCTTTGTTTTAGTATGACTAACCTTGACGGTTTTATATATCAACTCAATAAAAAAAACATCCATTTTGAGGATTGGCCTGGGGAAAAAAGTAAAATTAATATTAGGCCTGATGGTATTCGTCAAATTTACCTCAAGGATCCTAATGGGTATTGGCTGGAGATCAATGATGAATATTAG